From a single Populus nigra chromosome 18, ddPopNigr1.1, whole genome shotgun sequence genomic region:
- the LOC133678598 gene encoding transportin MOS14-like, translating into MELQNSVKEALNALYHHPDDAFRMEADRWLQNFQRTIDAWQVADNLLHDATSNLETLIFCSQTLRSKVQRDFEELPSEAFRPLRSSLNTLLKKFHRGPPKVRTQISIAVAALAVQVPPEDWGDGGIVNWLKDEMTSHPEYIPGFLELLTVLPEEVFNYKIAARPERRRQFEKELTSQIEVALNILTACLKISELKEQVLEAFASWLRLRHGIPGSLLACHPLVHTALSSLNSEILSEAAVNVISELIHYTTAGNSGGIPVQMPLIQVIVPQVMSLKEQLRDPSKDEEDVKAIARLFADMGDSYVELIATGSNESMMIVNALLEVASHPEYDIASMTFNFWHSLQHFLTKRDSYTSFGNEASIEAESRRRLQVFRSPYESLVSLVSSRVQYPPDYQTLSVEDLKEFKQTRYAVADVLIDAASVLGGDATLRILYVKLAEARTCLGNDHNQWHPAEAALFCIRAISNYVSTVEAEVMPKIMSLLLELPHEPQLLQTVCLTIGAYSKWLDAALDGFPQLSSVIKILLSGMGKSEDSAAAAAVAFRHICDDCRRKLCGYFDELFSIYNSAVIGEGSLKVSAGDSLHVVEAFSMVITELPADQAKLALEKLCLPVVTPLQEIISQGPDVLEKKLARELTVHIDRLAYIFRYVNHPEAVADAIQRLWPILKAIFDIRAWDMRTMESLCRACKYAVRTSGRLMGITIGAMLEEIQGLYQQHHQPCFLYLSSEVIKIFGSDPSCAYYLKNLIEALFKCTTCLLTNIKDFTARPDIADDCFLLASRCIRYCPQVFIPSAVFPSLVDCSMIGVTVQHREASNSILTFLSDIFDLAKSSIGEQYLTIRDSVIIPRGASITRILVASLTGALPSSRLETVTYALLALTRAYGASALEWARESVSLIPSTVVTEVEQTKIFQALTDAASGVDIKTLMGAVEELSDVCRRNRTVQEIVQGALRPLELNLVTVS; encoded by the exons ATGGAGCTTCAAAATTCAGTGAAGGAAGCTCTAAACGCACTGTACCATCATCCAGACGATGCGTTTCGTATGGAAGCCGATCGATGGCTACAAAACTTTCAGCGCACAATCGATGCCTGGCAG gTCGCTGATAATTTGCTTCACGATGCCACTAGCAATCTGGAAACCTTAATATTCTGTTCTCAAACCCTAAGAAGCAAG GTACAACGAGATTTTGAAGAACTGCCTTCTGAAGCCTTTCGACCATTGCGTAGTTCCTTAAAT accttgttaaaaaaatttcatagagGCCCCCCTAAAGTCAGGACTCAG ATTAGCATTGCTGTGGCTGCCTTGGCTGTACAAGTTCCTCCTGAGGATTGGGGGGATGGTGGTATTGTAAATTGGCTCAAGGATGAGATGACTTCACATCCAGAATATATTCCAGGATTTCTGGAGCTGCTTACAGTTTTACCAGAG GAAGTATTCAACTACAAGATAGCTGCTCGTCCAGAAAGACGCCGCCAATTTGAGAAAGAGCTCACTTCTCAAATAGAAGTCGCTCTTAATATTTTGACAGCTTGCTTGAAAATAAGTGAGCTAAAGGAGCAG GTTCTTGAGGCATTTGCTTCTTGGCTTCGACTAAGGCATGG GATCCCTGGTTCCTTGCTTGCCTGTCATCCATTGGTTCATACAGCTCTATCAAGTTTGAATTCTGAGATACTTTCAGAGGCAGCTGTAAATG TCATATCAGAATTAATACATTACACAACAGCTGGAAACTCTGGTGGTATTCCTGTACAGATGCCTTTAATTCAAGTGATTGTGCCTCAAGTCATGAGTCTAAAGGAGCAACTCAGAGATCCTTCAAAG GATGAAGAAGATGTGAAGGCCATTGCTAGATTATTTGCAGACATGGGTGATTCATATGTCGAGCTGATTGCAACTG GTTCTAATGAGTCAATGATGATAGTAAATGCATTGTTAGAAGTTGCTTCACACCCAGAATATGACATTGCTTCAATGACATTTAATTTCTGGCACAGTCTTCAACATTTCTTGACTAAGAG GGATTCCTATACTTCATTTGGTAATGAAGCATCCATTGAAGCTGAGAGTAGGAGGAGGCTGCAAGTTTTTCGTTCACCCTATGAGTCCCTTGTGTCCCTG GTTAGCTCTCGAGTTCAATATCCTCCAGATTATCAAACCCTGTCAGTTGAAGATCTCAAGGAATTCAAACAGACTAGATATG CTGTCGCGGATGTGTTAATTGACGCAGCATCAGTTTTAGGCGGTGATGCAACTTTGAGAATTCTTTACGTAAAACTTGCTGAG GCCCGAACCTGCCTGGGGAATGACCACAATCAATGGCATCCAGCAGAAGCTGCTTTGTTTTGCATCAGGGCCATATCAAATTATGTTTCGACAGTTGAAGCTGAAGTAATGCCCAAG ATTATGTCTTTGCTTCTGGAACTTCCTCATGAGCCCCAACTGCTCCAGACAG TGTGCTTAACCATTGGAGCATATTCGAAATGGCTTGATGCTGCATTGGATGGATTTCCTCAACTGTCTTCAGTCATAAAAATTCTCCTCAGTGGCATGGGTAAATCAGAAGATTCTGCAGCAGCTGCGGCAGTGGCATTCAGACACATCTGTGATG ATTGCCGGAGAAAGCTTTGTGGATATTTTGACGAACTCTTTTCCATATACAACAGTGCTGTGATTGGGGAAGGTAGTTTGAAAGTTTCTGCTGGGGACTCTTTGCATGTGGTCGAAGCCTTCAG CATGGTCATTACAGAACTTCCGGCTGATCAGGCTAAGCTGGCTTTGGAGAAATTATGCTTGCCAGTTGTCACTCCTCTACAG GAAATTATTAGTCAAGGCCCAGATGTATTGGAGAAGAAACTTGCTCGTGAATTAACAGTTCATATTGATCGACTTGCATACATCTTTAG gtaTGTAAATCACCCTGAAGCTGTGGCAGATGCAATTCAAAGACTTTGGCCAATTTTGAAAGCAATCTTTGACAT TCGTGCTTGGGATATGCGGACAATGGAGTCTCTTTGCCGAGCTTGTAAATATGCT GTGAGAACATCTGGAAGGCTCATGGGAATCACAATTGGAGCAATGCTAGAAGAGATTCAAGGCCTGTACCAACAGCACCACCAGCCATGCTTCCTTTATCTCTCCAGTGAAGTTATAAAG ATATTTGGCTCTGACCCATCTTGTGCGTACTACCTGAAAAATTTGATTGAAGCCCTCTTCAAGTGCACAACATGTCTTCTCACCAATATAAAG GATTTTACTGCCAGACCAGACATAGCAGATGACTGTTTTCTGTTGGCATCGAGGTGCATCCGCTATTGCCCTCAAGTATTTATTCCATCTGCGGTATTCCCATCATTAGTGGATTGCTCAATGATTGGTGTCACAGTACAACACAG AGAGGCCTCCAATTCCATATTAACTTTCCTGTCAGATATCTTTGATCTTGCAAAGTCTAGCATAGGAGAACAATATTTAACTATCAGAGACAGCGTCATTATTCCCCGGGGCGCCAGTATAACCAGAATTTTGGTTGCCTCCTTAACCGGAGCACTCCCAAGTTCTCGATTAGAAACG GTAACATACGCTTTGCTAGCACTAACCCGTGCATATGGAGCAAGTGCATTGGAGTGGGCTAGGGAGAGTGTTTCTTTAATTCCATCAACCGTGGTCACAGAAGTGGAACAAACAAAGATCTTTCAAGCACTGACTGACGCAGCATCTGGGGTTGATATCAAAACCCTGATGGGTGCGGTTGAGGAGCTTTCTGATGTTTGTCGGCGGAATAGAACAGTCCAGGAGATTGTTCAAGGAGCTTTAAGGCCACTTGAGTTGAATTTGGTGACTGTATCATAG
- the LOC133678917 gene encoding serine/threonine-protein kinase AtPK1/AtPK6-like, which yields MERRKLVSTSQKKTLLSLLSINLKKLTITPPNDLEFSDVFGPSSTPHDPNHSHSPSTSSSVLDPPVIHNRSHSFVGPSPRCPLPSSPLPFHHIQEDDEAVIENESCDNEKGKSEDDEGQVGSCGNNNKIGPADFEILRVVGKGAFGKVFQVRKKTGDSKEKGGGGGSGDGIYAMKVMRKDTIIKKKHVDYMKAERDILTKVVHPFIVQLRYSFQTKSKLYLILDFMNGGHLFFHLYRQGIFSEDQARFYTAEIVSAVAHLHKCGIVHRDLKPENILLDADGHVLLTDFGLAKEIDESSRSNSMCGTTEYMAPEILLSKGHNKDADWWSVGILLYEMLTGQPPFTHSNRKKLQERIIKEKVKLPPYLSSEAHSLLKGLLQKEPSRRLGSGLDGGDEIKGHKWLRPINWKKLEARELKPKYIPDVSGEDCTANFDQCWTTMPLDDSPAPTPTAGEHFQGYTYVAPNPWLSSG from the exons atggagagaaGAAAATTGGTTTCCACATCTCAGAAGAAaacccttctctctcttttatccATCAACTTGAAGAAACTCACGATCACACCTCCAAATGACCTTGAGTTCTCTGATGTCTTTGGCCCATCATCAACCCCGCATGACCCTAACCATTCACACTCTCCTTCCACGTCATCTTCTGTCCTGGACCCCCCTGTCATCCACAACAGGTCCCACTCCTTTGTGGGTCCCTCCCCTCGCTGCCCTCTTCCCTCTTCTCCTCTCCCCTTCCACCATATccaagaagatgatgaagctGTAATAGAAAATGAAAGTTGTGACAATGAAAAGGGAAAGAGCGAGGATGATGAGGGTCAAGTGGGCAGttgtggtaataataataaaatcggGCCTGCGGATTTTGAGATACTGAGAGTGGTAGGAAAGGGAGCATTTGGTAAGGTGTTTCAAGTAAGAAAGAAGACTGGTGATAGCaaagaaaaaggaggaggaggaggtagTGGGGATGGGATTTATGCAATGAAAGTAATGAGGAAGgatacaataattaaaaagaaacatgttGATTACATGAAGGCTGAGAGGGATATCCTGACTAAGGTGGTGCACCCCTTTATTGTCCAGCTTCGCTACTCCTTTCAG ACCAAGTCTAAGCTTTACTTAATCCTGGATTTTATGAATGGAGGTCATCTCTTCTTTCATCTTTATCGGCAAGGGATCTTCAG TGAGGACCAGGCAAGGTTTTATACTGCTGAGATAGTATCTGCTGTTGCCCATCTTCACAAGTGCGGGATTGTGCATCGGGATCTTAAACCTGAAAATATTCTCTTGGATGCTGACGGGCAT GTTCTACTGACTGATTTTGGACTTGCAAAGGAAATTGATGAATCAAGCAGATCCAATTCAATGTGTGGGACCACTGAATACATGGCTCCGGAAATTTTACTGTCCAAGGGCCACAATAAAGATGCAGATTGGTGGAGTGTTGGAATACTTCTGTATGAAATGCTAACTGGGCAG CCACCATTTACACACTCAAATAGAAAGAAGCTTCAGGAGAGAATTATCAAAGAGAAAGTCAAACTTCCACCATACCTTAGTAGTGAAGCTCACTCTTTGCTGAAAGGA TTGCTGCAGAAAGAACCATCAAGAAGGTTAGGCAGTGGTCTTGATGGCGGGGATGAGATCAAAGGCCATAAATGGTTGCGGCCAATCAACTGGAAAAAATTAGAGGCGAGAGAACTGAAGCCAAAGTACATACCAGATGTGAGTGGCGAAGACTGTACAGCCAACTTTGACCAATGTTGGACAACAATGCCCCTTGATGACTCACCAGCTCCCACACCAACTGCTGGTGAACATTTTCAAGGGTATACTTATGTTGCGCCTAACCCTTGGCTTTCATCCGGATGA